The Cervus canadensis isolate Bull #8, Minnesota chromosome 21, ASM1932006v1, whole genome shotgun sequence genomic interval CAAACGTTCCAGAAGGACAAGCTCATGGGTCCACTGGCTAAACAGGAATCTCTGTGAAGCGTCTGACTCTTCCAAACTGGTAGGCCTAGGAGGCTGCCCTCAGTAAGGGAAGTACCCAAAACACTTTAGAAATGAATTGCAAAGTCCCGTATTACCCAAATCCAGTGGGATTTATGTAACACCTTTCTGATCCTCTTACACAGTTAAATAAAGGGGATGGCCTTTTCAGGGAAAGGCCTCTCTTTCTGGAGGGAAGGTACAAAATAAGGACCAAGCACTGtctgcatacatgctaagtcgcttcagtcatatctgactctttgcaacctagtggactatagcctgccaggctcctctgtccatgggattcttcagccaggaatactagagtgggtagccatgcgctcctccaggggatctttctgaccagggatcaagcctatgtctcctgaaatgcaggcggattctttaccactgagtcactggggaagcccaagttaaAGTCCACCTCTTaccttttcccctcccctctttccttAACATGCTTGTCTAGTGAGCAAAGACTAAAGAACTCAGACTTCCACAACATTAGAAAAAAGGGGAGGATTTCCCCCATTATTCCTTAATGCTCATCAACATTTCAACCTATCATTctgcaaaaaagcaaacaaaaaatagacCTATGTACCATGTACACattaactgatttattttttagtgCTCTGTGTACTTGACATAAAACAGTTTGATATACAGGTTTATCCATGGAAaggacttatatgtggaaactaaatgTCATAATGCAAAAATGAGCAAATCTAAACATGATGCCCCATCCAAATGGCTGGGCCTTGGGGGCGGCGGTGGGGGGTGGTTATCTGACCTCGGAGAGATGTGAGAAGTCTTCCTTCCATCTTGCACAAGCAGGAAGTGGCTTTCTGGTAGCTCGGAAACTCTTGAGGGTGTGCCAGGAGCCTAGCATTTAACTTTTGCCTCTAACATTTAACTTAATGCCTCTTGAGCCCCTGAATCATCATCAATCCTCTCTCAAAGAGAAGACTATCTCCTAGCACTCAAACTAGGTTCAGATGATTACCTTTTCCAAAGAGAGCACCGTGGATGCCATTGATTCTCCAGTCAAAGTTGTGAATGCAAATCGCCTCCACGAACTCACTGCTGGTGCCATGGAACAGCATTTGTTCATTAATCTGAGGCACGCCTCTCTTTTTCTTGAGCTGAGCCTTTTTCCTAAAAACACAACGCACAGACACAAAACACACAGAAATTACTGTAAGTGGCATCATTGATTCCTCAAGGAGTGAAGCGTGACAGAAAGGgtgaaacagaaaacagtaatTTAACGTCTACCATAAATGGACATACAATAGCTCTCGAAAAAAGATAATCTCAGATTCTCTTGGGACATCTAAATTGGTTCATCAAAAATTACTAGTTAACAGACAAGGGTAAAAATTATACCCAAAACTacaatataaatcaactatacttcaattgaatattttaattttggaaattaaaaaaaaaaaaactatagatcTCCCAGATGATGTCCCATCACAGTAAAATGACTGACTGCTTAAACCAGTCAAGCTTTACTGATACATAAAAATGAcacttcagaaaataaataacagagtTCTCAGAGTCTTTAAGTAGTGAAATTCCTTGAGCAAGGACTATGCCTTAATCATTTTATCCCCAGAGTGGGACATGTTGGTTGAACTGCATTGAATTTTGAATCTTCAGGCTGGAAAGGACATAAAACCATCCAGTTCAACCCTCTTCCCAGTGGACAAACCTcttccaaaacataaaaagatattCCAGGTAGGACTTAttgtaaaagcaaaaaaacaaacatgatgaAAATGGCCTAAAATCCTCTCAAGagaaaaaactgaacaaataattatatatttatatatgaaaattaaaataatgaaataggtCTACATGTATTAACACAAATAACTCTTGAAAAATAATGCTGTCTGTAAAAAAGAATGATGCAAAAAGAGACCTACAACTCAAAGTAATAATGTGCATTGTAGAAGTATACAAATGAAGGtaataaaaaatatcaaactgTGGATAAGAATGGCTGTCCCCAACCTTTtaggcaccagggaccggttttgtgGAAGGCAATCCTTCCATGTACCAGGGATGcggggatggtttcgggatgactCGAGGGAAGGACatgtattgtgcactttatttccattattattttatcagctccacctcagggGGTCAGGCATTAGATTGAAGAGGCTGGGGACCCTCGCTGTATAAGAAGCTGGTGGCTTACAGAGCAGCTCTACCCAGGGATGAGGAAGAGGCTGGGAAAGCAGGTCAAAATACACGGAGAAGAGCGCGGGGCGCCGCTGGTGGCGAACACCATCGAGCATTTGTGCCTCGCCGTCTCTGAGGCTGCGGAAAGTCTCAGGGGCCAAGGTCTCACCTGCAGAAGAACTCCCACAAGTCTAGGTTTTGAATTCTCTGAATCCTTTTGATTCTGTTGCGGTCCATTGTTTTCCCAAAGAGACTAGCAACTTCATTGTATTCGTGTGTCTGAGTGTGCAAAGGAATAAGCTGGAAAGAGAAGGTGGCACCGTGTTACCCGGGTCCTGGCCCACCTCCCCCGCAGGCGGGCGGGCGCTGGGTGCTGCCCTTACCTGGTAGGGCAGCTCAGTGTTCACGTTCTCCCAGTGAGGCGGCATGGGGATGGCCTCATTCTCACAGATGTAACTTGGGGCAGAAAAGACAAAACGACATTTTAGAAGCCGATTATAATCACTGTCAATGACTCAGACATTTTCTCCCAAGCTGAATTATCATGTGACAAAAGCAATAAAGTGTCGTCCttggtttattttaaaacatttactgaatattgGCTTGTGTGCAACTTTTTTAGGGGCTGCGTTGAGAAATCTGATGGGAAACTTCAAAAACGATCTTATTTCGATCTTGTTTTCCTGAATTTGCCAGAGTTTCTCTTAAATGTAGGAAGACTTTAGGTGAAGAAAAGTAATTTCCAAGAAGAAAATCAACTTCTTGATTAAAATAAAACTCCTTTATTGGATTTATGGTGTCTGTTAAATACCATCCAGAACCCTCAACTACATGTTCAATGTCCTCTAAGATCTATTATTAACTCAAATCTAAACCCTTCTCTCTTTATTGTCTACTAGGCCCCTGCACGGTCCTAATTAATTCACCCTAAGCAGAAGCAGGTAAAGTCATCTACCATGTTTAACACACTGGATGTGAACACAGAAAAAGACAATGACCTTTGGGAGCTTGACGGCAGAAGGCTATAACTGATAAAAGAATCCTGTCTGGTGACTGGAGGTTGTGGGAGAAATGTATCAACTTCTAGCCTatctttaacttattttttagtttttttaactaattttaccTTTGGGGACATCACACAATCATGATTTAAAGATgaggacaagagtttgagcaagctcagggagagagtgaaggacgggaaagcctggcgtgctgcagcccatggtgtcacaaagagttggacgtgactcagcaactgaacaacaaaggtaaACGAGAGTGAGCGGTGGACGGTTTCCCTTCCTCTCCAGTCCTTGGTCTAGTTCTCACCTCTTGCCTCCACACCAAGTAATCACTGCTTTTAGTCTCTTGGGTATTCTAGAACTTTAGGTTAACACAAACCtatggggttttttggtttgttttgcacACAGGAATGGTAGCATATTCCTGTGTCTTTTGTAGCTGCTCTATTTTCTTCACTATGTTCTCAGAGGCCCTTCTGTATCAGGGAGAGAACTCCCTAGCACACAGCCTGGCCCAGGGCAGACACTCTGGACACTGGAGGATGAAGGTGTGCATTCTACTGGACTGATGCAGGGTACCCCAGTGCATGGACACACCCCCTCCTATTGATCACAAGTTCCCTATGGGTGACATTTAGcttttttccaactctttgctgccaTTAAGGATGGTACAGAGGACAAGTCCATCCACTTGTCATTGTACATGGCCACTTGTCAAACTTTAAGATAACATTTTTGCAATGGCATTTCTGGgtcaaagaatatatttattgcTGACTTTAACAGAAACTTCCCAGAGGCCCTCCTCGAAGGCTACAGTCATTGACATTCCGAGCAGAAATATAGAGAATGCCTACTTGTCCACAACCTCTCCAAAGAGGCGTGTTATCAGACTCTGGAATTTATGTCAATCTGATAGTAAGAAATAACCTGgtataatttgtatttctcttttttataagtGAGACTGCATGAACTGCACAAATTCCTTTCATTCTTCTAAGGGGCTATTGGTTTTCTACTTAGAGATTCTTCAAAGTACTTCATATACTACAGAGATTGTGATACCGCGTAACAGTACCTTTCccaggttttctttgttttttgtttgtttttttcactttgccTGAAGTAtctttttggcttcccaggtggctcagtggtaaagtatctgcctgcaatgcaggagacctgggttcgattcctgggtcgggaagatcccttggagaaggaaatggcaacccactgcagtattcttgcctggagaatcccacggacagaggagcctggtgggctacagtccaagggactgcaaAGAGTAAGGCACAACTTGGCGACTAAGCAACAGCAGAAGTATCTTTCAGCTAGgcaaaatgtttttgtttgcttatttgttgaatatttacAGCTTTGGTTAATTGCAAATTCCTTGCCAACAGGAATGTGCTATTCACTTTGCATGTCATAAGCGCTCGATGTATTcctgcaataaataaataagcatttctGAATCAACACCTCCTTGTCGTCATTGCTCTTCTGTATCCTGCCTAACCATTCTTCCTTTTATTATCCTGCGTCTTGGACTCTATTCTGgttatttctctccttctcctgtcTTTGTGCTATGGCTTCAATGGTCTGCGAGAGAACAAAGTGCCTTGCATTACATGCCTCTCCCGACAAAAGTACACCAGATATAGTGACATACAATTACTGTAACATTTTGCATTATTATGCCTCATTCTCTCAGATTATATACTCTTTGAAGATAAGCAATTCCTTTCTTAAATTCCTTGTACTTAAGAATGAGGATATGATGCAGCTGGTAAGGAAGTAAAGTTCTCTCCCTTCCCAGAGCATTCATTATACAAGTACTTGCATAACTTATAAATCACGATCCTAAAACATAGGCCAAAGGTCCCAGGAAGCAAACTGATAGAAActtcaaaaacttttttctttaatcctttCAAAACATCTCCTTGGAAGAAGCAAATGGGCATCTCCTACAATTCACAGCCTATTAAATagcattgtttgtttgtttcattttaaattctttgaacAATAGGAATCTCAATACTCAATTGAGGAATCATTCCCAATAATAGGAGACATGCCCTAAAGTTTTTCCCTTCAACTTCATTCATGTGAATAACACCTATTAATTCTCTTGTTTCTCTTGTGGCATTTAtagcaaggcttccctggtggctcagtggtaaagaatctgcctgccaatgcaggagatgtgggttcgattcctgggtcaggaagatcccctgaaggaggaaatggcaacccactgcagtattcttgcctggagaatccccatggacagaagagcctggtggggctacaacccacggggtcgcagagttggacatgacttggtgactaaacaacaacaaggcatTTATAGCTTTTCAGGATATGGACAGCAGGCGGCCAGGCCATCGTTCCATGCACTCCTGTTTTCCCAGGCCCCCTTTGGTCACCGAAGATCTGAAATTACCTATACGAGTTGCCCAACGGGGTTCAGTGGAGGTGAAGACAAAGTGGGTAATTACTTAGGATTTACAACCCAAATAATTGGATGGTTCCAGGAGAGTCTTTCCAAGCTAAACTGAACTTACCTCGGTAGGTTATTTTAAGGATTTATAGTAGAGACCATCAGGCATTTTTTAAACTACCACGCAAACTGCTCTAAAGAATTGAAAAATACATCTATCTAAGGGAAATGAAAAGGACGACAGGAAAGGAAATGCCAGTCGAAAATAACAGTACAGCTCATGCACCAACAAATGTGAAATTCCGTAAAGATTAACATTAAGATCATTAAATAACCCACCAAAACATTTTCCATCTACTTATTCCTCTGCCAAATATTAacgaagaggagagagagagagagagcccacTCTCTTTCCACCCCATTCCCCCCATGATACCTGAAAGCACTGATGGAAAAGGGGGCTCTTTTTATTAAGCGCTGCTTTCCCGTGGTGAGGTTCATCTGCTTCATTTCTGTGCACAGAGACAAAGAGGTGAGTCACGGGAACACACTGGGCGACGCGACGTCACGAAGCTTTGCAGCCACACAAGGACCACGGGGCTTCAGGAGCAGCCGCCCAGCACAGCGTTGTTAGGGATACCTGACCACACGTCTGGTTATCAACTTCCCTGCTTGATCTAAGCTCACACAGGAGGAAGCCAGCCTCACACATGGCTCGGTATGTAGGGTCTATTCCTTTTCGTACCATGCTTGAGTTAAACACGTGAACAGAGAGGAGTTCTCAACTTTGGAAAATTAAAAGTactaggaagagaaagaaagtactGAATTTTCTGACTGGCTTCCTAAATCTTTACTTGGATTGTTccaaaaattttggaaataacaacaacaaaaaagatacaTTACCATGATAAAACTTGCACAACTCACAGTTTCAAAAATTTGTACATTTCTTGCCTTCTCTTTAAATTGTACACCTGaaccaaaaaaatggaaaacctaGCTAGACTCAACACAGACTTACAGGAGAGATGCTAGTGATAAGAGGCTAATGAACTGACTGACAtattactttcttctttcctctctttctcagcCATGGCAGTATTTGCCAAGTCCACCTCATCATCCCCACTGAGGTAGGTGCTAAGTCTTACCGAGGGAATTCCGGTCATTTTACCAACTTGTCTAACTGATGTCATTCCACTCCAAGATGAGGTGGTTCACCCGGCCGGGCTGATGCTGTGAGAAGTGTGTTCACCCCTCCTGTATACTCCTAGGCTCTGTACACACTGGCACAACCACGAGGCGGCAAGAAAGCAAGGTCGTCCCAGCACATGGAGTTAAGCCTGTGATGCCTTCGTCTTATACCAGCTTGTTTTGAATGTACTTCTCACAGttttttttataaacagaagCTGAGCTGGCTTGTGACAAAATGATGGGGGCTAATTTTGCCAATGTACCTGGGAAATGCTAATACCTACACTTTCGAAACAGTGTCATTATATAGAGGGGTGGGAACTGGTGTTTATGTGACTCCTGTTCtttgattgactttttttttttttttaaataaactgcacTGTCCAAGGGAAATGTTCCCCCAAATACAGTTCACTAGAAACTATTCTTTCAAAGACACGTGGCTTGTTGGACCACCGACCAAACGCTTTGACGAGCTCTGCCCTCCACATGAAGCTTGAGGTCTGCACGTCATGACGTCTCTCAGCGTGGCTTCAACACTGACAGGTGTGCACCAGCACCCTCCATCTAAGACAAGTGTCAGGCACCTTAAAGGCAGCCAATTTGCCTAATATTGTAAAAAATGCCAGGCTTAGTCAGGTCTAAGAATCTGATGCCGCTAACtcttgattaaaaacaaacaaacaactctgGGGCACAGCAGTCATCGGAGACTTGGCTGCAGCGATGTCTTAGTGGACAGTTTAACCCCCTTCAGTATGTCTGGGCCTCGATTCCTCCAAGGGAATCTCCTGGGTTTCAGCAGCCCCCCAACCCCACGACAGCCAGAACTCGCTGTCATAAGGACTCTACTCTCAGAACCAGGAAAGAACACCTGACTTGGAAGACAGCTGTGTGGCAGCGCAAAGGCACTTTCGTTAAGAAAGCTGCCCTCCCTCCGGGTCCTCTTTGCCTCTGAGCAGTGAACAGCTGAGGCTGGCAACTGGAGACAGCGGTGTGAATGCAAGAGGTTGGTCATGGGGTCCCTAAAAGCATACCCTTGGATTTCATCACAGATCAATGTTCATCCCGGATTAATTTCATCATGGATGAAATCCAAGCGGGACTGATTTCCAGATTAGCGGGCTAACCCACGAGAGAGCCAGAAATCAGAAAGTGGCTGAAGGCAATGTCCACTGAAGAGTGGTTTTCTAGGAAAGACACCAAGAGATGGGTCATTTGGCTGAACTTTGGTCTTAAAAACAGAACCGGCTACCTAAGACTCTGTCATGTAACTGCTCTGGTGGATCCTGAAATCACCTGATGGCTCCTATTTCAAGAGACTGAAAGGACGAGGAGCGAAACAATGGCTTAGAGGTGTTTCGTGTTCCTTAGGTGAGAAGCATTATATGAACTCAAGATATACGAAACTCTCCATATACATCAGTATCTATAAGCATAAAAACACACCTTTATAAAAGGCAAATCTAAAAGATTTTAAAGGTTGAATTTTTGTGGAGGCATATTTATGTGTTACCAAAAGGGTTTACttcactgtttgcaaatattaatatatcagcTAATCCTGATCTGCAGAACTGTAGATTTCACCATATCAACACACTAAGAACACACaactatgagggaaaaaaaacatacCTGCAAAGTCTATCTTGTAGCTGAATTTGGAAGTGGTAAAAGAAATGGAGCCACAAGGGTTTGCTTTGAAGCTTTTTTCGATATCTTCACTGCTAACTGAACACTGAATGTTGGTATCCGGCTTTAAGACAAACCAGAAAGTTCATTTACCAGCTGTTCACAGAAACGGCTTGGCCACAGAGGCAGGTACTGGGGGACAAGACAGAGAATGGAGGGACAGAGGAAACTTGCTGACCTGTCCTAGTTACCAACACATGGGGAGAATGGCTAAGACAACATGTGGGCAATGGCTTAAGGATtttcagcacacacacaaaaaaaactttaACAACTGGTTATAAGGCCTTTTTCCAAAGTATTGCAATGTTTTCAGATTATTGCCAAATGACACACCTTAAGTGGCTCAAATCAAATCTTTTAAGTAGCCtcataagtgaaaaaagaaaaaagaccacaAACTTTTGAGTGTGGGCTTGTGTCTCAGTTTAACTGttaattagctgtgtgacttgggacCAATTACATTAACTTTCCTGAGCTTCCCAGTCTTTGACTGTAAGAGAGTACTAGCATCTGCTTTCGGGCTGCTATGAGGCTGGAGGAGAACACGTATCTACACGCTCTGCCCTgacactgggagcacagaggcaCTTCATGCAGGCTTGGTCTCTTCCCCGACCATCTGTCCATCAAACCAGGCCTGGCCTTGTGCACGCATGCCCAGACCACACACCCCGCAGACACGCTTACCCTGCAGACACACTCGCCCTCCAGACAGAAAACACACACCGTACCTTCTAAGAAAACACTGTGAAAacctggggaaggggagaggagccAGAAGAGcttggtttttcttttagttcCGCTCTCTGATTTCTCTAAGGTTTGGTTTCTGGCGGGTGCAGCTTCTATTGATTTTTCACGTGAGCATGACGATGCTCCATGTGTTTAACTCCCACCGCCCCACCCCGAGGGGCGCTACCTGAAACATGTGCCACTTGCCGCACTCCGCCAAGTAAAACCAGCCCCACTGTGTGTCTGACGTGTCCATCTCATCCACCTCGCTGTCTGTCGTCTTGGATAAGAATTCTTCCGCTTTGTGAAACATCTCCTGAAGTGccggaaagagagagaggaagagatcgTTTTCTTAGTAACCAGTGCGCTGTttacacatcattttttttttttaatttttacttatttatttcatatatttacttggctgcaggtc includes:
- the PARP11 gene encoding protein mono-ADP-ribosyltransferase PARP11 isoform X2 is translated as MCRKYRCLPVNQKIKQSMAPWLTEPISLTFIDCLPPGGQLAHAAFIAYKCIITSIHYFHGYSVLKEMFHKAEEFLSKTTDSEVDEMDTSDTQWGWFYLAECGKWHMFQPDTNIQCSVSSEDIEKSFKANPCGSISFTTSKFSYKIDFAEMKQMNLTTGKQRLIKRAPFSISAFSYICENEAIPMPPHWENVNTELPYQLIPLHTQTHEYNEVASLFGKTMDRNRIKRIQRIQNLDLWEFFCRKKAQLKKKRGVPQINEQMLFHGTSSEFVEAICIHNFDWRINGIHGALFGKDCSCEDGQDLGAALHSQITLFLHGIISTPCIGSWRAAYVIYFFLRCLRLISTLHYLNLSSQLRLNGLLRCFVSCNS
- the PARP11 gene encoding protein mono-ADP-ribosyltransferase PARP11 isoform X3; this encodes MWEANPEMFHKAEEFLSKTTDSEVDEMDTSDTQWGWFYLAECGKWHMFQPDTNIQCSVSSEDIEKSFKANPCGSISFTTSKFSYKIDFAEMKQMNLTTGKQRLIKRAPFSISAFSYICENEAIPMPPHWENVNTELPYQLIPLHTQTHEYNEVASLFGKTMDRNRIKRIQRIQNLDLWEFFCRKKAQLKKKRGVPQINEQMLFHGTSSEFVEAICIHNFDWRINGIHGALFGKGTYFARDAAYSSRFCKDDVKHGNTFQIHGVSLQQRHLFRAHKSMFLARVLIGDYINGDSKYMRPPSKDGSYVNLYDSCVDDTWNPRVFVVFDANQIYPEYLIDFH
- the PARP11 gene encoding protein mono-ADP-ribosyltransferase PARP11 isoform X1, with product MCRKYRCLPVNQKIKQSMAPWLTEPISLTFIDCLPPGGQLAHAAFIAYKCIITSIHYFHGYSVLKEMFHKAEEFLSKTTDSEVDEMDTSDTQWGWFYLAECGKWHMFQPDTNIQCSVSSEDIEKSFKANPCGSISFTTSKFSYKIDFAEMKQMNLTTGKQRLIKRAPFSISAFSYICENEAIPMPPHWENVNTELPYQLIPLHTQTHEYNEVASLFGKTMDRNRIKRIQRIQNLDLWEFFCRKKAQLKKKRGVPQINEQMLFHGTSSEFVEAICIHNFDWRINGIHGALFGKGTYFARDAAYSSRFCKDDVKHGNTFQIHGVSLQQRHLFRAHKSMFLARVLIGDYINGDSKYMRPPSKDGSYVNLYDSCVDDTWNPRVFVVFDANQIYPEYLIDFH
- the PARP11 gene encoding protein mono-ADP-ribosyltransferase PARP11 isoform X4, with translation MFHKAEEFLSKTTDSEVDEMDTSDTQWGWFYLAECGKWHMFQPDTNIQCSVSSEDIEKSFKANPCGSISFTTSKFSYKIDFAEMKQMNLTTGKQRLIKRAPFSISAFSYICENEAIPMPPHWENVNTELPYQLIPLHTQTHEYNEVASLFGKTMDRNRIKRIQRIQNLDLWEFFCRKKAQLKKKRGVPQINEQMLFHGTSSEFVEAICIHNFDWRINGIHGALFGKGTYFARDAAYSSRFCKDDVKHGNTFQIHGVSLQQRHLFRAHKSMFLARVLIGDYINGDSKYMRPPSKDGSYVNLYDSCVDDTWNPRVFVVFDANQIYPEYLIDFH
- the PARP11 gene encoding protein mono-ADP-ribosyltransferase PARP11 isoform X5, giving the protein MKQMNLTTGKQRLIKRAPFSISAFSYICENEAIPMPPHWENVNTELPYQLIPLHTQTHEYNEVASLFGKTMDRNRIKRIQRIQNLDLWEFFCRKKAQLKKKRGVPQINEQMLFHGTSSEFVEAICIHNFDWRINGIHGALFGKGTYFARDAAYSSRFCKDDVKHGNTFQIHGVSLQQRHLFRAHKSMFLARVLIGDYINGDSKYMRPPSKDGSYVNLYDSCVDDTWNPRVFVVFDANQIYPEYLIDFH